Proteins from a single region of Rhea pennata isolate bPtePen1 chromosome 4, bPtePen1.pri, whole genome shotgun sequence:
- the LRP2BP gene encoding LRP2-binding protein isoform X8, which yields MAYFLKGQLYYEEGWYAEALIQFEKIKDTDFQAMYQLGVMHYDGLGTKEDPEKGVEYMKKIINSDSPKARHLKSAAAYNLGRAYYEGCGVKQSTEEAERLWLIAADDGNPKASVKAQSTLGMLYSMSVLKDVKKAFFWHSEACCNGNLESQGALGVMYLYGQGVHQNTKAGLECLKKAAERGNIYAQGHLVEYYYNRKFYSTAVAVAKSSTYPMLWIPENVNIDMVAKITDCLPVYVAKGVAIAAFYFARCLQLGLGIKQDEAAAKKYYSRAHSALTEARKGRQVSQRILELAGVNETEPIPKAESSF from the exons GGGTGGTATGCAGAAGCGTTAATACAATTTGAAAAAATCAAGGATACAGATTTTCAAGCTATGTATCAGCTTGGTGTAATGCATTATGATGGACTAGGCACTAAAGAAGACCCA GAAAAGGGAGTGGaatacatgaagaaaataatcaatTCTGATTCCCCAAAAGCAAGACACTTGAAGTCTGCAGCTGCATACAATCTTGGTAGAGCTTATTATGAAGGATGTGGTGTTAAGCAGTCAACTGAAGAGGCTGAAAG ATTGTGGCTTATTGCTGCTGACGATGGGAATCCAAAAGCGAGTGTAAAGGCCCAGAGCACTCTAGGAATGCTTTATTCTATGTCAGTTCTAAAAGATGTAAAAAAG GCCTTTTTCTGGCACTCAGAAGCATGTTGCAATGGAAATCTGGAATCACAAGGTGCATTGGGTGTTATGTACCTCTATGGACAAGGTGTACATCAAAACACTAAGGCTGGTTTGGAGTGTttgaagaaagcagcagaacgTGGAAACATCTATGCTCAAGGCCATCTTGTGGAATATTATTACAATAGAAAATTTTACTCAACAGCTGTTGCAGTAGCCAAAAG TTCTACATACCCGATGCTATG GATTCCAGAAAATGTCAACATTGATATGGTAGCAAAGATAACCGATTGTCTTCCTGTGTATGTAGCCAAAGGGGTTGCTATCGCTGCTTTCTACTTTGCTAGATGTCTCCAGCTTGGCCTAGGCATAAAACAAGATGAAGCTGCTGCTAAAAAATACTACTCTAGG GCCCACTCAGCTTTGACAGAGGCAAGGAAGGGAAGACAAGTGTCCCAGAGGATCCTGGAATTAGCGGGAGTGAATGAAACTGAGCCCATCCCTAAAGCAGAGTCCTCTTTCTGA
- the LRP2BP gene encoding LRP2-binding protein isoform X6: protein MAIDQRGASQGWYAEALIQFEKIKDTDFQAMYQLGVMHYDGLGTKEDPEKGVEYMKKIINSDSPKARHLKSAAAYNLGRAYYEGCGVKQSTEEAERLWLIAADDGNPKASVKAQSTLGMLYSMSVLKDVKKAFFWHSEACCNGNLESQGALGVMYLYGQGVHQNTKAGLECLKKAAERGNIYAQGHLVEYYYNRKFYSTAVAVAKSSTYPMLWIPENVNIDMVAKITDCLPVYVAKGVAIAAFYFARCLQLGLGIKQDEAAAKKYYSRAHSALTEARKGRQVSQRILELAGVNETEPIPKAESSF from the exons GGGTGGTATGCAGAAGCGTTAATACAATTTGAAAAAATCAAGGATACAGATTTTCAAGCTATGTATCAGCTTGGTGTAATGCATTATGATGGACTAGGCACTAAAGAAGACCCA GAAAAGGGAGTGGaatacatgaagaaaataatcaatTCTGATTCCCCAAAAGCAAGACACTTGAAGTCTGCAGCTGCATACAATCTTGGTAGAGCTTATTATGAAGGATGTGGTGTTAAGCAGTCAACTGAAGAGGCTGAAAG ATTGTGGCTTATTGCTGCTGACGATGGGAATCCAAAAGCGAGTGTAAAGGCCCAGAGCACTCTAGGAATGCTTTATTCTATGTCAGTTCTAAAAGATGTAAAAAAG GCCTTTTTCTGGCACTCAGAAGCATGTTGCAATGGAAATCTGGAATCACAAGGTGCATTGGGTGTTATGTACCTCTATGGACAAGGTGTACATCAAAACACTAAGGCTGGTTTGGAGTGTttgaagaaagcagcagaacgTGGAAACATCTATGCTCAAGGCCATCTTGTGGAATATTATTACAATAGAAAATTTTACTCAACAGCTGTTGCAGTAGCCAAAAG TTCTACATACCCGATGCTATG GATTCCAGAAAATGTCAACATTGATATGGTAGCAAAGATAACCGATTGTCTTCCTGTGTATGTAGCCAAAGGGGTTGCTATCGCTGCTTTCTACTTTGCTAGATGTCTCCAGCTTGGCCTAGGCATAAAACAAGATGAAGCTGCTGCTAAAAAATACTACTCTAGG GCCCACTCAGCTTTGACAGAGGCAAGGAAGGGAAGACAAGTGTCCCAGAGGATCCTGGAATTAGCGGGAGTGAATGAAACTGAGCCCATCCCTAAAGCAGAGTCCTCTTTCTGA
- the LRP2BP gene encoding LRP2-binding protein isoform X7, translated as MYQLGVMHYDGLGTKEDPEKGVEYMKKIINSDSPKARHLKSAAAYNLGRAYYEGCGVKQSTEEAERLWLIAADDGNPKASVKAQSTLGMLYSMSVLKDVKKAFFWHSEACCNGNLESQGALGVMYLYGQGVHQNTKAGLECLKKAAERGNIYAQGHLVEYYYNRKFYSTAVAVAKSSTYPMLWIPENVNIDMVAKITDCLPVYVAKGVAIAAFYFARCLQLGLGIKQDEAAAKKYYSRAHSALTEARKGRQVSQRILELAGVNETEPIPKAESSF; from the exons ATGTATCAGCTTGGTGTAATGCATTATGATGGACTAGGCACTAAAGAAGACCCA GAAAAGGGAGTGGaatacatgaagaaaataatcaatTCTGATTCCCCAAAAGCAAGACACTTGAAGTCTGCAGCTGCATACAATCTTGGTAGAGCTTATTATGAAGGATGTGGTGTTAAGCAGTCAACTGAAGAGGCTGAAAG ATTGTGGCTTATTGCTGCTGACGATGGGAATCCAAAAGCGAGTGTAAAGGCCCAGAGCACTCTAGGAATGCTTTATTCTATGTCAGTTCTAAAAGATGTAAAAAAG GCCTTTTTCTGGCACTCAGAAGCATGTTGCAATGGAAATCTGGAATCACAAGGTGCATTGGGTGTTATGTACCTCTATGGACAAGGTGTACATCAAAACACTAAGGCTGGTTTGGAGTGTttgaagaaagcagcagaacgTGGAAACATCTATGCTCAAGGCCATCTTGTGGAATATTATTACAATAGAAAATTTTACTCAACAGCTGTTGCAGTAGCCAAAAG TTCTACATACCCGATGCTATG GATTCCAGAAAATGTCAACATTGATATGGTAGCAAAGATAACCGATTGTCTTCCTGTGTATGTAGCCAAAGGGGTTGCTATCGCTGCTTTCTACTTTGCTAGATGTCTCCAGCTTGGCCTAGGCATAAAACAAGATGAAGCTGCTGCTAAAAAATACTACTCTAGG GCCCACTCAGCTTTGACAGAGGCAAGGAAGGGAAGACAAGTGTCCCAGAGGATCCTGGAATTAGCGGGAGTGAATGAAACTGAGCCCATCCCTAAAGCAGAGTCCTCTTTCTGA